The DNA sequence gacagGACTGTGTTttctagagaaaaaaattgttttaagcgtattttaaaagtttatgttataaattatgttcattttaagaattatatttttcatattaaaaatttaggataGTTACAGttactattttaaaagtttatgttataaattatgttcattttatgaattatatttttcatattaaaaatttaggatcGTTAGAGCAGACATGTAAACCGaacaattaagaaaaatttaggTTATTCGATTCGTAGTGCGAACCAACCTGCAATCAGTCTCAGATCAGAACAcactcttttttctctctctttcgcAATCATGAACACTACCTTTCACTGGTCTTCTCTGTGAACCTACTTAAACTGCACATCTCTCCTTCTCCTCCCTGTTTTTTTCAACTCACAGCTCTCAAGAACTGGAGGGGTTTTTGAATCAGCTGAGTTTGAGAGCTTCTGCTTCTGCCTTTTCTCTCATTCCGGCTAATATAATATGGGTTTTGTTCTGGTAATTCAAACTTGAATCCCCAGAAATTTTTGGGAAATGAGATGGATCCACCTACTCTGATGAACCAAGGGTCATTTCCTAATGACGCTAATGCCAATGCGAATGCGACGGCGTACAATCTCTCCGAGATCTGGCAGTTCCCAATTAATGGCGGAACTGGCGTTGAGGAATCTGgaggtgggcttggattgagGATGGCTCAGTTTGCTCATAATTTGGGGCAGTTTGGAGAGATTTCCATGGAGAATCCAGAAGTTTCGCGCGGTGATCCAGTGAGTCAGAGAGTAGTGGGTCATGGCCATGGCGGTTCCAAGAAGCGGCGTGATGCAGAGCTCGATTCGGCTAAGGCTAGTTCCACCAGTAATGGCAACAATGGCAATAGCGGCGGGGCGGTATTTGTCTCTTCTcccccccctctctctctgaaTGACTCGCAATACATTGATCTGAAGTCTGTTTTTGAATCTATAATGGAATTGGTCAAATGGAACTGGGAATTTGATCTGGTTCTGTTTCTTGAGTTTCATTTGGTATTGAATCAACATAAAAGCAATTAGGATCATTTAGTTATCGTATTTACTTCTTGCCTGCCAACTGTTCGACAGAATGTCTCTGCTGGAAAACGCCTTAAAACAGCAGCTTGTAGAGATGATAATCACGCATTTAAAACAGAAGCAGAACCCAGATCTGGCAAGGCCGAGTGTAACTCCCAGCCCCCACCAGAACAACCGAAACAGGATTACATTCATGTGCGAGCAAGAAGGGGCCAAGCAACTGATAGCCATAGTTTGGCTGAACGGGTATTCATTCAAGACATTGGTTATGTAGTTGTGTTACTAAGATATGAGTGgtcattttcttcattaatatAGCATGACTTGGTGCTTCTCTGTCTATCTGTTGGATTCTTGAATATCTCTTGTTGATTAGAATACTCTGCTGGACAGGCTAGAAGAGAAAAGATAAGTGACAGAATGAAAATTCTTCAGGATTTGGTCCCTGGGTGTAATAAGGTAGAGCCTTTTTGTTTGAGATGATCTTTCACTCtcccctttctttcttttgagcTTACTTGAAATGCCATTTATGAAATGAATTCTGGAGCAAATTTTCTTGTCAGATTTGataatgtttgaaaaaaattcatggaTTGTGCTATAAAACTATCTGGCCCCCGTTCTTGATCCCTCCAAATCATCGACAGCCCACCTAAC is a window from the Cucurbita pepo subsp. pepo cultivar mu-cu-16 chromosome LG07, ASM280686v2, whole genome shotgun sequence genome containing:
- the LOC111798126 gene encoding transcription factor BHLH089-like, which codes for MDPPTLMNQGSFPNDANANANATAYNLSEIWQFPINGGTGVEESGGGLGLRMAQFAHNLGQFGEISMENPEVSRGDPVSQRVVGHGHGGSKKRRDAELDSAKASSTSNGNNGNSGGANVSAGKRLKTAACRDDNHAFKTEAEPRSGKAECNSQPPPEQPKQDYIHVRARRGQATDSHSLAERARREKISDRMKILQDLVPGCNKVIGKALVLDEIINYIQSLQHQVEFLSMKLEAVNSRVSPGIEVFPPKDYGQQTFDTTGVAFGSQATREYSSRGPSPEWLHMQIGGGFERTT